The DNA segment GACAGCTTGACCCTGACAGCTACAGAGGAGCACAGACTGTTTGCCGTTCCACCTTAAAAGGTTTTCCATGTGATCTTTAACAGAGCGTTGTGTGTACTCTTTGCTGGACTACAGCAGACTTTTGTTGTTGTATCGAGTCACATgcacacctgcacaggtgagagtCAAGTCAGGCCTTTGTGTAAGCCTCTTAGTAAGGCTGGAGGTGGGTCTTCACCAGGAAGGACAAATATCTGGGTGACTGTGGTGCTGGAGGCCAAAGCAGTGACCTCGACCCTGTTCAGTTGTTTGAgggtttttaaatcttcacatatccgtCTTTTTCATCATACTTTCCAACTCGACAAGATTCCCAGTTCCAGATGCACGTGAGCATCCCCACAGCATAACCCTCCCACCACCACGGTGGTCTGTAGCTGTACACCTCTATCTTCCTTCTGCAAACATAAGTGACGAGTTTGTGGCCAAAGAGCTCGAGTCTGTTTCTCCAGATCGCTCTGAGCATGTTCCAGTCTGGCCTGGACGAGGCCTACAATTCCCGACTCATCCCAGCCATTCACGTGATTTCAGGTCGTCACCTCTGAAATCTTTCCCTTCATAAATGATAACTGTCACCCTGATGTGCAATATTACTAATATAACAAtgttattctattctattctattgttgattttttttcttgacttgtactttctgctgtgacgtttcccacctgtgggactaataaaagtTCATCTCATCCTCCCGCCTCGCCCAGCCACGTTCTGCATGACGTGGCTctgtttcagtttctgtttccTTCAAAGTTCCCAGAGCCAGGCCTGCCCTGTCAGATACTGTGGCCCACCCAGCAGCTTTGGAACACGTGAAGACACTAATTTTGGACTTTTTACTACATTTTCATAACTTTTAGAACTTTTTCAGTTAATAAAAACATCCCCGGGTCCGTTCATACTACGCCAACGCAATTAAGTCAAACACAAACAGCTAAATGACACAAGTTCTTGTTTTTACTATCTATCATAGAAACATGGATTTGTTTATATCCAAAGACGTGTTCTATGGATTAAAGAAACAAAGTATAATCTAAAAGTTTCAAACTGGAATAAAGTcaaataaaagtgtaaaagaaaaaaataaatgagccTTTTCACCAAAGTGCAGCTCAGAAATCAGAGTCTGGAGTTTCATCAAGTGCAAGTGAAAGACTCTCAGCTCCGTCTACTCCTCGACACACTGACATGGCCGCACActaataacaaacacacatcacctcctcttcctcaacAGGAGCATCCTCCTCTTCTGCAGCAGGCTCCTCCTCCAGCACCTCTGGCTCCTCCTCAATCACCTGAAAAACAACAGATAGACCACCAAAGTGTCATCAGCAGGTAGGAAGCACGACAGAAATAAGAGTGAAAGGTTTGTCAGTATAACCTCATCGGCCTCAGGAGGAGCCACAGGTGCTGATTCTGATGCCGCCTCAGCTTCAGGCTCTGCAGAAACACAAAGCTTTACACTGTCAGACTCTTTAATCACTGCCTGTGACTGATGTGTCTTTACATATCCACTGAGTATATTTCACTATAAGCAGACGTAACAGCTGACTCTGCTGTCCACACGGCATACCTGgtggtgaggctgcagctgtgTCCTCTGCCACAGCAGCTTCAATCACATCTTCCACAGGAACAGGGTCAGGCTCCACAGCAGCTAAGGAAGCAAACACACACGTGTAGATCAAACCAGTGGCCTTCAGCTTCATGTGTATCCAAGGACCCTGTGAAAGTGTCCTTAGTGTTTCACTCATCGTCGGTCACCTTCAGGCTTGTGTTACCGCACAAAGGCCAACACAGACACTTACTTAAAGCTCTGGTACGTCCGCTGAGCCCGACACAACGAGGTCCCGAGACAGCAGCGTGGTTATTTTTGCAGCTCTCAGTCAGAATGCAGAACGACTTCACTCCTCACTTACTTGCCTTGATTCAGTACCAAGAGTGCAAGCAAACGgtctcactcccaaagcgtatCATTTTACGCTCGGTGACAAATCGTCGCCATATTACGCTCCCGGGCATCAACACGTCCCAATGTTACGAGATTGGGAAAACGAGGAAagatgagaaccgtttggaatgaatctacacgtgtttgttttgttttacttaaaTTACGGTTAGGGATAAGGCTATGGTcagggctggaatacatggctggGACCTGTATTACAGCAGGACCGTCATTCTACTGGATTTCATCCATAAGCCGGTGCATGGCATAAGAACGCagaaggtcacctttcgcgttcctcaggaacgccgcGGGACGTGACAATCGTCGGGATGTTACGCCTCTGGGGTGAGAACGGGCTGTCACTCTTTTGAATGAAAAGCAATCTGAGATTGTGGTGTTTGATAGGCATATCCCTCAGGACCAGTTAGCCGCTTGGCCCCCTTGCCAGCTTCCTCTCTGACACTGTGAGCAATCTCTGTGTTTGCCTGGACAGTTCATTTAAGCTCGATAACAAGCGTCCTCAGTAATCAGCTGTGCCAAATCTCTAAAGCCAAACATTTTATACACGCAACGATCTTAAACACTTATCCCTGCTTTTGTGACTTCCAGATTAGACTACTGCAGTTCCCTTTACTTTGGCCTTCAATCTGTCCATCTCCATAGACTTCAGcttgttcaaaatgctgctgctcgTCTCCTAACCGGAACTGGAAAGTTTGCTTCCATTACTCCAGTTCTTGCTGACTTACATTGGCTACCCATCAAATAtcgtattgattttaaaatcttgtTGCTTACCTTTATAAAAAACATTGCGCCTAGCTATCTTGCCGACCTTCTTAGCTTGTATACTCCTAGTCGAGCCTTAAGATCATCTGGTGAACTAGTCTTGGTCCAACCCAGGTCCCGCCTGAAGCCCAGGGGCGATCGTGCTTTTGTCTCAGCCGGACCTCTGGAACAGTCTTCCTGTTACTATTCGTGCCTCGGACTCTATTCAATCTTTCAAAGCACGGTTGAAAACATACTTATTTAATTTGGCATTCCCCACTAGCTAGTGCCCTTATTTCATCTATTTTAACACTTCACTGCATTATTCCTTATTTTCCTagataatattttatatttatgaattGAACCGATCTCTGAACTGAGGCCCGATATCTATTTTATTTAGCCCACACTCCTGGTTTAATTAGTGCTTCCCATCTGTTAGTATTAGTactagtgtttgtttttgtactctGTTAATGTTTGATAACAATGACGTATTGTATTATTGCGAAACACTTTGGTCTAcctttggttttaaatgtgctgtataaataaaactgtattgtgTATTGTATTGTCAAAGGTACAATCAGTGATGCAACGAGCATGTGTGAATTTACAGAGTGCGAGCAGGAAGTACAGCCGTTTATATCCACATACTAACGCACCTGACTGCACAGGTGGACTAGATAACGTTACACTGgtaacagctgtgtgtgtgcagcccAGCTCTCCATTCAAACCATGTCAGCTGTGTCCTCCACGTGTTTGCATGGATCCAGCACAGACCATCACTATCAGATGAATCGGATGCCATGTGGGACTTTGGAATAATGTTGGAAATACATAACAAAACCTTTGCTCCACATTTCAGTCACATGTCTACAGGTGAGTGAGGCCAAACATGATTGGTGCTGTGTGACCATGTAAACTGGAGGACACACCTCACAGCTGtcactgtgtctgtctgtgcccATAAACATGGATGATAATCAGAGGATTTCTGTGAACTTGTATAATTCTCACTGTGCTCACAGTTGTACTGTCGGTGTGTTCTTTGTGCGCTACCTTCAGGTGTGGCTGCAGGATGAGCGGTCTCCACTGGTGCAGCGGCCTCTGGGCTGCGGGAAGTGATGACAACATCCTTCTCTTTCAGTCCTACGTGGGATGATGCACATGTGGTTTGCAGGAAGCACGTGTGTGTACAGTGTATCACAGGACATATACTGTATACATATGTGTGCCCTTTAAATGCAGATGTAGTGGGGTACAGTCATGTGTCCAACACATGTATGCATGTGTTACAGTTTGATCAAAGCGTGCTGTGACAAACTGTAGAAAGGTTTGGGTTTCATTTGCTGACATATTACAGTTCATCTTAAACTGACAAAAAACTCCAataatgacctttgacctcgaGGTGTGTATATAAAACAAGCATATCTTTATCCCCAACTTTAAGTGGAACCATCAAAGCTAAGAAGTgaactttaaataaaaactaaatgtttAGAGCACagctcatcaggaaagtgtttaacaaggtcaaaggtcacagctGTTAACCACAGACGACTcattagaaaaaaacatgtagGTTTAAGTGTGTTTAACCCTGAAAGCCACGCCCATTATTCCTGTACAGCCTGTGGTTAACATGCtacatcaggggtgtccaactccaggcctcgagggccggtgtcctgcaggttttagatctgaccctgggtcaacacacctgaatcacatgatgagttcattaccaggcctctggagaacttcaggacatgttgaggaggtcatttagccatttgaatcagctctTGGATCagggacacatctaaaacctgcaggacaccggccctcgaggcctggagttcaacaccTGTGTGCTATATTAATGACAATTTAGACACACTGTCGGTGTTTCTCATCCACAGGTGACAAAAACTATCAGTGGGAAACATGTAATCCTTTTTGAGCACACTTCTAATGTGTCCTGTACTCTTTCCTCACGCTGACttcttgacctttgacctcttacAAAGCCACAGACAAGCATTTGCTTTTACCCTTAAAAAAGTGAGACCCTATAAGGACCCAGACTCTTTATTGACCAAAGAAAATAACATGTTTGTCACAGTTACACACAAACGTCTCTAAACTTAGAGGAAACTTACATTTTGCAGtacgtcacacacacacacacacacacacacagtgtctaTATAACTCTACACTAACCtacagagactgtgacagtgaaATAATGGCTGTCAGCACCTACAAACATGTATCTGCGCTGCGTGATCTGATCACTGCTCGTCTGTAGAGGACCAGCTAACACACAGTATGTCATGATTCTCCTTATTGCAGACAAACAGATGAACTATGGGTACATGAagttaacagtaacagtacagACTAAACTACAGAGCACACAGTCTGATTGAAAAACAACTAGAATAAGTAGAAGAAGCAGTGAGTGATGATTGTGGCTCCAACCTTCAGTCCATGAGCAGATACTAAGCATCATGTGACTGGGTTTGAGCACTACTCTACTTTTCCTTTGTCAGGTTTCTCCGCCTTagtcttctttctcttttcagcAGCAGACTCTTTGCCTGTCTCCTCCCGTTCTTTCTTTCCCTGCCCCTCCTCCTTTTTCTCTGACTTCTCgtctttttcccctcctttcttTATTCTcttctcccctccctcctcctcatctgtcccttttcctttttcttttcgtaGCTTCTCCAGAGCCCTCTCCATCTCTTCTTTCTCTagtctgtcctcctcctccttcagccTCATAGCCACCCTCTCCTTCACCCTGGCTGACATCTCCTTCCTCCCCATCTCGAGCTCCTTCTCCTGCTCCTCTTTGGCTAGGAGCTCTCGGACTTCAGCCAGAGCCAGTTTGGCGAGCTTCTTGGCCTCCATGCGTTCATGGATGATGGCAACCTGCTGCTTTAGAGCCTCTCGGAGCTTCGAGCCCACATTCTTTGGAGAGCTTTCTGGAGTAGATGATGGTGATAGTCATTAAAAAGTCATTACAGGAAGAGCCATGCTCAGACTCACTCTGTTATCAGAGGTCACCACACAGCAGGCCAACACGAGCACGGCATGAATTAGGAACATCTGTCTCAGGCAAGCCGCCTCTCATGCTCTCCTCCGAGGAACGAGCAGACTCATATTCTTTGTTAATATTCAGATGAAAAGAGGAACTCCAGCAGCTTCTTACAGATGCATTACTACAGGCTAGCTTTGATAATCAAGCACCAACTTATCAACACATATCTGCAGGATTTTAGTTTGTTAATCCAATAAACACATTCTCTAATGACCACAAACAGCTGAGTAGCTCAAATTTCATTGATCAGTCCGACGCACACTGCAACACAGCGCAGCTTCATGCATGCGGCTGCACATCGATACCTTTCTTAGCTCCTCCCCCAGGTGCACATCCAGGTTTTTCATCTGATGTTACACACAAACAAGATCAAAGTCGTGGTGCTGTAATACTTTTAATTGTAACAGTTTAAGTTGGAACTACAACATTTGCACTTTATGCACCGGTTTGAAACGATCCACAGCCAACCACGCCCACCAAAGCTGCTTGAAGCACACCTGACCTCACCTGCCTTGCAATTATGCTAGACCTCAAAAATAGATTAAACTTTATCTAACTTTACTATAATCAGCACTGAGTGTGAATTCACAGCCATGCTATAAAAGTAACACTTTCATGTGCAGCACAGGGAAGACCAACAGGTGTAGTGAGGACCAGTCTGAATCTGTTCGTAGATACACCTGTGATATCAGTTTCAAACTTCTACACCCAGTTATCGCATTCACCAACGTGGGCGTCAACAGCTCCTGCCTGCCCTGCAGGGTGACAACGATACCCCAGGAGCCTTTGAAACAAGTATCAAGTATAAGACTGACACAAACATCACAACAACCCTCCAAGTAAGGACAACATAACAAACACTGACAAGATATTGAAAGTATGTAGCAAGAGACAACATTAGCAAGCAAGCTAACCTTAGCCAGTTATCTACAACACTGAGCATGAACCAGTTTATGAACATTACCTAGTGAGCTCACGTTTACAGCTAATTCACCCCCAGGCTGGACTCCAGGATAGATCTGGCAACGTAACAAACGGACAGCTAAAGCTAGAAACACACTGACCATCTACAAGCTAAGTTATTACTAGCCAACTAAATGTGCCCGGCTTGCTAACATTATTGCTAGCCAACAATCTGTCTGGAGCTAGCTGATATGCTCCATGATACTAACTTGTGTATAATGTGTAACAGTACTGATGTTAGCCAAAAGTCAAGCATAAAGAAATGATGTTTAACCAACATTAGCATTCTACAGCATTGCCCAAAACAGGCCAGTTATTATAGCTAACAGTGATATACTAAGTCTATTCTGATGTAGACACTGGAGCAGGAGTGAATACTTACTTCCTGACCCAGTAAGCACTGAGGGAGTGAACTGGTCAGAGTGGACATGcttcaatgaaaacaaacaaagactgaAATCACAGGTCACTCTATACTGTAAGGCAGTGTAAGAACAACAGCTGGCAAAAGAACCTGCTTATGTGCACATATCAGATTATCTCAGTAGTTTTTAATTTATTCCTACTGCTGCCCAGACTGACTCACAATGTACAGTCTGAAAATCACCCAATAGCACAGAAAAAGGAAGTGTTGGAAGTAAACTTCCTGTTACTGATTATTTTGTTTGGGTACCCGAAGTTGTAAATGCACTGACATCGGCACAAAGTCACGTATCACACAGAGGACTACTGACTATATTCTGACTGTTAGGTTCACTCGTTACAGCAGCGGTGGACGTATTAAGCAAAGGGCTGCACACCGAATAACACGATAGAAAGATGTGCTGAAATCCATGAATGGATAAATTCATTCACACATAGAaatgtacatatatacatatgttcTAATTCATGAATATTAAACTCCACTTTCCTGTTCTGACCTGCGTACCTGAGTGAGACAGCTGTAGCTCGTCACCTTATTTCCAACAACATCACTGAATGGAACAAAGCTCAGCTCATATTTATCACTTATGAACTTATTCTGCATATACACAGTGTTTATAATTCACTTAGGTGGGCTAATATATTACTGACTGCTAAGaacattttataatttattatttttaaccattccacacttttattttgaaaattcagaaactgttgagCTACAAAAAGCAGATGAGTCAAATAATGAGCAGCACTCCAGGTGCCCTGCTGAAGCTCCACATTAGTCATCTTTAGCATGTTGGTGGACACACGGCGATGGTTCCAGGCCCGGGGGCTAACAGCAAAGAGGTGAGACGCTACCTGCTCTGCAGTCGCGTCTGGGTCACAGACAGTTTTTGTGCTTTGACAGCATTGTGGATGTGAGTTGGTCTCACATGCCAAAGTTGAAGTCTGTCCCACCCGAGCCTGTTTCATTCATCATGTTCAGCGCAGGCGCGttaacacacttacacacacccTCTGTCACATGCACGAGTCGATACAGCCAATGTGGGTTCACATGTCGAAGCTTGTAGCTGATATTAGTCGATTCAGCTGTAAATAATCACACGTTTGCCTGCATTAGTCACACAAACTGTTACCTACAGCATAAACGTGTACACTGTCCCAACAAACGCTTTATTGGTGTTAACTGACAGCTGCTGGTTGCTGaaacacttttctttattatggaGTAAAGAACACGAGGAGTTTAAGGTGGACAGAACGAAATGTGACACTGCTGAGTGCAACAAGGCCTGAAAGACAAACATGGCAACCTACAGTTGGACAAAGGCAGTTGAACAAACGTGTAACTACCATGTGATGGGTCAAAATGTTCTTACTTATTAACATGTAATCTGGATGTGGATATATGATGGAGTCAACAACATCCAATGACGAGGCTTTTATTTCATGCACGTGTGTCTTTAATACGTCTGAATGTGTCGAGGCAGACGTGGCTTCATGAAGAAAGTGCACTGCAGTCCAACCAAAGGCTCTGACTGCATGGAGCTGCATGTTTCATGTCAGCTGAAGTTTGACATCTGCACAGATGTGTACCTGTTACACAGCTGGAGTAACTGCTGGAGGTAGTACGTCCTTTAGTCCCACTAACTGATAGAGCTGAGTGTGTTCTAGATTAAAATTCAAAGTTGGAATTTCCCAGTTAGAGTTTTTATCTGGACTATTCCCTCACCTTGGATTTCCAACTCGGAGCAGCCTATGAATGTGCTGAAGTGATGCTGTGATACTGAGCGTGGCTGCACTGCAGCTTGAGGACAGAGAACGTGGGTGTGATGATATCTGACAGCTACAGTTGAGACGCCACGAAGACACAGTCAGCAAACGTATGACACCAGCAGGACGATTTCTATCAGACTGTGGCTTAAGATCAACTGATGACGTGTCATTGAGATGGATTCTTTCTGCACTTGCTGACAGCACTCTGCAACCATTAACACGTTTGTGTGTTGAGCAGGTCCAAAACCATAACGAGTGTTTTTGTTGGTTTAGATTCATGCCGTCTAAATTAAACGAGTGAATGTTTTCAGATCTGAGGGACATGTGAGCTACTGTCCAAGTGCATTTTGTGTAATCTCACACAGCCATTGGCTGCTGCCAACAGTGCTGTGCACTCAGTGTACTAGTTCATTCTAAGAAAGGTTCAATAGAGAACTTATAAAAGTGTTCCTGAGTATCCAGAAAACCAAACAACATCACAGAAAGAGCTTCTCCTCAGTTTGTTACAGACTGAAACAAGAACAAAGTTTGACGTTCACAGAGGATGAAACCTGGGTGTGGACACAGCTAGGCTGGAGACCACCGTATCCAAAGTTTTCTGGCTGTGTAAAATCTACCAGAGCAGAAACATGCTGTGCAACATTTCCACCTGACACCATGACTCTGGCTTCTGGATGCGTCCTCAGATCAGAGATTAATACATTTATCAGGAATCCAAGGCTATTGGTTATGGAGGCCAACAATCACAATCTTCTGCCCCTGATTTCCATCATCTTGAGTTTGTCGTCTTCCTCTGACCGCTTCCTCGTTCTCATCCTCCACATCCTCTTCCTGCACATCCTTTGCTCTTCCTGAGGCAGTGTGTtcaccctcctcttcctccagcgGCTCCAGCGGATTTATCAGTCCATACAGGAACGTGAAGAACCCGTTTAACCAATCAGAGCCGCCCTCCTCCACTTCTTCTAACCAATCCAGAACCTGGGATTCACCCTGACCATCGCCCTCACTGGACAGGCCTACGCAAATGAGGGGGGACGGGGAGGGGGTGGTAGGGGTGGATGGAAGGAAAGTTGAGGAGCAAAACGTGGAAATGAAGGAGAGAAGGGAAGTGGTGACAAAATTAAGAAAAAGGAGAgtgtgaaacaaaaaaagatgtgcAGGAGGAAAGAGAGGGGAAACAACAGGAGAAGGTCAGAGAAGTTTGCAGGTTAGACTTTATCAGCAAAGCCAAGCTGTCTGCACATGACTGGAGAACAACACGGAGCCATCATCTACTGATTTAGACGTGTACTCTTTAAAAATCATAAACTCCTGCTGCGTGCTCATCATGTGCAGATAACccagagaagaagaggaagcactGATGCTGGCTTTCTATTAGACTGTTAGAAAGCTTCTCTAATgaaacagcttcagctttggTACCAGAGTTGTCACAGTGCTGCTactccaacaacaacacaataacCTGAGACATGTCTACGACTACAGGAAATATAAGAGCACTGAGCAGAAGTCATGTGGAGGTAGATGAACCTGTGAGGCCATTCAGTTTGGCCCAGGACCATACGGCGATGAGACAGCTGTGCTCTGAGcctctgcagctgcagtgatcaCCCCACACATCTGTCCACGTATGAACAAGGGTGAATAacacatgtttaaaatgtgttcGAATACAGAAAAGACATGTGTAGGGCTGTCCCCCTCACCTTCTAATACTGTATACATGTGTACTAATGAGCGAGTGTTTAATGCACACAGCAGAGGTGAGAAACGGGAAGACTTTACCACAATCACCTTCATTTAGGGTTAGACAGCATTTAGCCACAAACAAAGGCAGCCATAGTTTCAGAGACTAGTCAAGTGTCACATATGCATTTGGTGTCCTGGTATCAGATTCCTGTTTTGGTGCAACACATGGGAAAAAAGTCATATAAACAGATCTGATGTGGATTTAATGTAATCCTTAGGATGACTCCCCCACCCCGAACTATCAGGAAATGTCACTTTGGTCAAGTCCTGGAAATCAGGGGACATAAAGTAAGTCCACACATACATGTTGAAAACACGGGGTGAAGGTGAAGTCCAGTGATCACTGATAACTCTGAGGGGACTGATCTGACACATGGAGGATTTATTTCCAACCAGATAAAAGGGGGATAAAAAATCCCCATGAAGAAGAAGGGTGGTCATCGTCAAGGTTCTGGTAGTTTTAACAGCTTCAGATGAAGTAAACTGAACCTGGAGATGTTTCACTTCTTATCTGAGAGACTCGTTCAGTTCTGAAACCAACAGTGGGAGCCCGCGGTGGGTAGTGGGCATCGTCCCTCAGCAGGTGGTCATCGGCCCACTATTAGTCATGtgcctcatcacatgagccaagatgTGGAAAAAGGTTTGGGTCATTACATCCAGAGGCTTTGGGCGAAACCACTGTGAGACCTTGCCCCATCCTGTCACGTGACCTGTTGAGATCACCTGACCAAGATGTGAGTGAGGGCTGAGGCTGCAGTGCAGGCGGCAGGCAGTCGCTGTGATAAACCACAAccatggtcgttcacagtggacacagATGTTCTCTTTTACTGTGAATCtgtgaacactggcatcctcgaaacagtgacctttgacctttaggtGCAGATGTACAGCCGAGTCTTGTCCtgtcgaggtggctcttctatgttgtgccatgcattAATGCAGTGGTTCCATTACAGAGGTCTGAGCACTCCTTCTTAGCTTGtgtttgggatgaaccagtttgtgtgtgagtgtgtggctTGGTCTGCAGTAcgctgggatgtcgtgcttggagaagactCTCCTGAGCTTCTCTGATAAACCTGCTACATCAGGATTGTTTGTCCTGCTGATTCTCCCTCCTTGGTGTCTGAGCTTCTTTACTCTGCATCTGTGCTGATTGGATGAAGgcccagctgggataaccacatgttttttaaacttgtgtgttttccttttctgtcccttctgcccacaaacacacaccactaCCACAttctcttacattttcaaaatccAGTGAACAAACTAGAACGTGTCTCAGATTAGTGGAAATGTGGATGGTGGAAGGGCGTAACAGGGGAGATGctctaaaaaacattaaatatggGTTATCCCAATGTAGTGACGACAAAATGCATTATGATTTCCAAAAGACTGGAGCGGGGCACATAAGATGAAACATCTTAGTTGTCTTACATTGTCTTGGATGTTTTCCTGCCAAGTGCTCCAGAGGCCAAAGCAGCACGAAGACTCATCTAGTCAGTCTTCTGACATGATGAAAGTGCTAAAATCCCAAATTCCCTTTGAATATTATGCACTAGCTGCAAAATCTGTCAAGCTGCTCAGAGACCAAACAAAGGGATTCAGATAACCCTGAACTGTCTATAGATGATTCCTGACAGCTGAACAGGGGAAACACAGGCACATCCTGCCCGTGTCCAGGCTGAGTACCACAAAAGCTCCTTAAAGGAACCTGTTGAGTGAGCGAATAAAGAATAGTAACGCCCTCTGAGATACCCGACGGTGATGAGCCTCCATCCATCCCCTACTGATTGGCCGAGCTTTAGACTgcattagggatgggtattgataagattttcacgattctgattccattttcgattctgtttaacgattcgattctttatcgattcttatttttaaaaaaggagaacactaaggtcgattagcttagaactttgttttatatcttctctttgaacaagatagaaatttaggagtaacatggccttacaaacccaacagtgagatcttaagagatccacagcctacggctcttcaatggggtgtcacagggtccccgggaaaaaaaattgtgaatgtaaaataataaaataaatattcttctgtagcaataacaaagtataacataaattattctgtagcaattacacaagaatatccagtaatgtccctgcctacagttaaacacattcacttatgGAAAATCGGGGCAAAAtcgggtgcaagcctttgaccacaaacttagtcactgctcggtgacattcgtctattctggcctgaaaggagacgctaacggtagactgcagcgagaactgccagccagactctgtctgtctcatcatggtcacctaaatgcacaatggcaggttttgtaataaggtagatcgcgctaacataatatgcactgttagctgattatttacctgccgcattaacgggagaggacgtgcaaacgttaccgctgctgctgggttgagattcacgagtccggagcggaattaaaaacacgacattcatttaaggtcatcgcgtgttttgtgagcaaatgcttttgcatattcgtagtgtttcctcccttaatgaaatatctactttgcaagtattgcaggttgccctgttgtcatccgttcccGTAAaat comes from the Oreochromis aureus strain Israel breed Guangdong linkage group 18, ZZ_aureus, whole genome shotgun sequence genome and includes:
- the LOC120434234 gene encoding cyclic nucleotide-gated cation channel beta-1-like, encoding MEAKKLAKLALAEVRELLAKEEQEKELEMGRKEMSARVKERVAMRLKEEEDRLEKEEMERALEKLRKEKGKGTDEEEGGEKRIKKGGEKDEKSEKKEEGQGKKEREETGKESAAEKRKKTKAEKPDKGKVE